In Prinia subflava isolate CZ2003 ecotype Zambia chromosome 1, Cam_Psub_1.2, whole genome shotgun sequence, the DNA window GTCAAGATTCCACAACAGGTCCCCTAATTATAGGAACTGGTTGCAACAGACAGAAATGTGATTCATCACAAGTGAAATTTACGCTGCCACTGGGAGTGGCAATGATTTTTATATCCCACTGCTGTAGAGGCTCCATCAAGAAGCTCGACTGTCAAGTTGACACCGTCAGTCCCGAGGAGAAGGTAAATATCTCCATAATCTTTAATTCTAAATGCCAGAAGTAGGATCTAAGGATCAATATGCCCATTAGTAATATACATACCTTCTTTGCACATATATATGGCATGTGACATATTTTGAGGAAGTGACAATATTTCCAAGTTGCTGTGCAATGTTTCGGATTACATTAAAATGTATGGGCTGTTGTAATCAACCTGTGCTTAACTTTGATGGTACTTCTAAACTTCTACTTTCCAAGTGTGCTTCAAAAGAAGATTAAAACCATTTGTCACTTATTCTGTATGACCCAGACTGGTAATTTACAAAAGCACAGTCTTCTTATAATGCTCTATCTTTCAAATGCTTATACAGATAATTCTTCTTGTGCAATAGGGGAAATATGCTTACTACATGTGTGGAGGAAGTCATTCAGACTCAGTAAGAATCAAACCAAATGTGACTTAGAATAGTGGAACTTCTAAAATACTGAACTTATGATCAGATGCTTCTACAACACTTTACTGGATGCCGacactgggaaaaaatcttTCATGAGAAAGGAACTCTCTTCTAGGTCTAAGATAGGAAGAGTTTTGCATCACATTCAAGAGGGTCTACTTGTAATAATTGTGATTGTAACTGAAGGATATCTGGGAAAAGGAGTTTAAGCTGCAGAAAAGAGAGTTTAAGCTTCaggtaaaaatatatttggaatTTTCCACTAATGCATGTGTTTTTGTTCAAAATCTTACTAAGTGAGCCTGTCTGTAGTTctattttctgtaaaacattTGTTAAGCAACCAGCATTAGAAGCACACAGTATGTGAGGCACAGCTGAGTAATACACACAAAGTttttagagagaaataaagagtAAGATATGATCAAGGTTGTAATTAATAAGTGCCATGCCTGGAGGACTCAAGGCAAAAAGATCAGGATATAAGGTGAGCTGGAAGTTTGGTTAGGACAAAGCTAGAGCTAAGTGGCAAAGCCATAGCTATTGCAtgagctggagaagcagctgaaTTCAGGATACTGTTTCTGCAAATGTGTTTCTTCTGCTATTCAGGGTGCTGGTTTTCAGATTCACTGTGAAATCCCAAATGTTAATGAACAGGAAATTTCCATGAAGTACCAAATAATTCAGGCAAGCTATTGCAAAAAACCTTAACCAGAGCATCTAAACATAGCAGGTGTAAGGCTGAGAagcctaaattatttttacccTTGTTTCAGGTGATCACAGTGCCACAATGTGCTCTCTCAGTGCAGCCAATGCCAGGTTCTGTCTTGACTTTTTCAGAGagctgaacaaaagaaaaagaaatgaaaacatcttCTTCTCCCCATTAAGTCTGTCAGCTGCCTTTGGAATGGTTATCCTTGGAGCCAGGGGCAGCACACTTGAGCAGATTGAGAAGGTAGGTCTTTGCTCTGAAAAGGGAATAGTGGCAAGATATGAGCCAAGAGGCTGATTGTACCATCTGACATAGTTCCTAAACAGCCAAAGTGCTGAAGCACACAGAGAgcccttttaaaaatacattatgcTGCTCCTAATACCAAACTTCTCAGACTAAGCAATATTATTGAATTGACTGTTCAATGAATGCATCAGTCCTAAAGAAAGTGTTTTGGGGGTAACCTTGCACTCTCAGAGCTCAGAAGAGTTCCTTAGCTTTTATGTGTTTTCTtgccttctctggacacccAAAGCCTCCTTTCTCATATGGAAAGACTGAAAAGATGTCACGCACTCACCATCTCCTAAAACTACTTGTTCACTTGCAAGGATTTTATGGTAAAGAACAAAGGGGCCTTTCCACAGGAACTGTGTCTGGCTGTGTTTTGGGATAGTCTTGCAACAGTGCATTAGCTTTGAAgtcccttcactcagctgcaTTCACCCAACATTTACATTGCAGGTCTTTCATTTCAGAGAGGTTTTGAGCAGTACgagacaggaaaacagaaaccCTTCTGAGGAGGTAAGACACAattgcagctctgagctggatCAACAGGAGCCAGTTTGTCAGCCTTTTTCCTTGAAGACAATCACCTAATCAgaaagcacagcagggctgatcAGCCTCTCCATCTAGATATGCCGACCTGCTTATTACTGTTCCTTTATTAGTTATTTAAGGGGCCTTGTGAAATCACACATTTCAACAGCCGAGCCTTCTCGTTACGGGTTTCCAACCAAAACAGCAGTTCCAATCTAAAATGTAAGTGCTTCAATTGCCACCTGCAAAGGTTTGACTGCAGAGCATGCCACCTTGGAGCTTGCTTCTCCCTGTCTCTAAGCCAGCAGCCTTTTGCTTAGTGTGCACAGGGACATCATTGTAGGATACAGCATGGTTTGGAGGTGAACTAGTGCAGGCCTGATGGGGAACTGTTTTGTTGTTCTGTAGATGGCACAGGGGGAATAGGAGGTGGTGTCCTGGTACATTTATTCCAGTGCCTGTATCAGCTGGGTGGAGTAGGGTTACTCATGCAGGGAGAGGCTGCAATTCACCCTCAGGTCCAACTTTGCATAGGAAAGCTCAAGCCTACCACGAAacatctgttttcctgtttgaaGTGTGAAGAAGATGAAGGAGTCCATTCCCAGTTCCAGGCTCTGTTGGCTGAAGTCAGTGAACCCGGACCAGGCTGTTGTCTCACCATTGCCAACAGGCTCTTTGGAGAAATTACTTATCCATTCTTCCAGGTAAGCAACCCTGGTCTCCCTTGCATCACCTCCTGGAGTGGGGAGCTCAGAGGAATGTTTTCCATCAGAAAGCACAAAGGGACATATGCCTTTTTACTAATTTCTTTCTTGCTGATATACTACATGGGATTGTCCTGAAGCCATCACATTCTCTATCTTACAAAAATAATCACATTGCAAGAAATTTCTCCAATTTTTACTTTCCAGCAATACTTGGAATCCACAAAGAAATTCTATCGAGCAGAACTGGAACCAGTAAATTTTAAATACACTGAAGAAGAAGTCAGAGACAAAATTAACTTCTGGGTTGAAAATGAGacaaaaggtaaagaaaaaaatgtgcaatAATGGGTTTTGGTTTACAGTTGAACCACTCAGGAATATCACTCTCtagtttttttccaaagatagcaagatttttatatattaaacaTCCacactggtttttttcttttcaatagaaaataaatgtggTAAGGGGAACAAAAATGCCTTGAGTTCCTTGATTCCAAATCTatacataaatatttgtaatttgtCTGACAGCATTATACCATTTgtcaatttaaaagaaataacaatTGATAGTCAAGATCAGCTGATTGCTGGAACAAAGTAATAATTcttaattcattatttttaaaggtaaaatCAAAGATCTAtttgctgctggttttattGATCCCTCTACTGTACTTGTCCTGGTCAATgctatatattttaaaggaaagtgGGCAGTAGAATTTAAGAAAGAAGACACTAAGGAAATGTATTTCCACCTGAACAAGGTACAGTatgggcaggagctgaagcagCTGGGGGATGGAGGCCAGATGTCTGTCTCCTATAATAACAGATGGGggcttttctcctctctgttaTCCCAAGACAAAACAGTGGTCTTAAGTGAGAACAATAGAAGGCtgtatttctctgttttcctaaCCAAATATGTAAATGTTTGTACCAATTCACATCAGAAGTGGTTCTTGTGCAGCTGAGATCCTTGTTGGATCAAATCCACTGAGCACATGTGCTAACTTTTTGGGGATTTTGCAACTAAGGGTGCTGTTTCAAAAATAGTCTGCTCTTGAGACTGAAATGGAAGATTTTGTGTCTCTGCTACTATTTATGAATAGAACAGTGTGTGCTTTcgggaaaaaaaatgtactgaaGACAAATTATCACAGGGAAATGTATACATTATTCatgaagaatttaatttatGGTTGCAAAAGATGTATTTGTTTCCTCATCTGacaccagaaaaaagaaagatgtaaTGAGGAACTTGTGAGTAAAGTAATTTGACACCATTAGAAAGGGAAATGTAGTTTTTATGCATCTCAAATGGATAACTTAATTGGGACTACAGTTGAGAGGAACATATCAATGCTACAAGTACATCAAATGCATGACCAGTTTAAATAATGCTTTTGAGCCGAACTCTAACCTCAGTGCTCAAACCAGTTAAAACCAGGGTgacaatttctgtattttccatttaatatGTCTCATGTGTTCCAGAATGAGAGCAGGAAAGTGCAGATGATGTTTCAAGAAGGATATTTTAACATGGCCATCATAGAGGAACTGAATACAAAAGTCATAGAGCTCCAATACTTCAATAATGAACTGAGCATGCTCATTCTTCTTCCTGAAGATGACTGTGAGGACTTTACTGGCCTAGAACAGGTAACACTCCATTTCCTCTCTAGCAACATACATAGAGAGCAGTACTTTAGCATTGCTCCAGTGTGGTCAGAAGACAAGTGTTAAAACTGAACTTGCTTTCCTTGCATTCATTATGGTGCCAATCATTACTCCCAATACCACCTTGCAGCTTGAATGTGCCCTCACCTATGAAAAACTCACAGAATGGACAAGCTCGGCCACGATGCAACCACTGAGCGTGAAGGTGTACCTGCCCCAGTTCAAGATGGAGGAAAGTTATGTTCTCAACAGCACTCTTCAGCAGATGGGAGTAATGAATGTTTTTGACTGGGGAAAAGCTGATTTGTCGGGAATCTCTATGAGAGATGGCTTGGTTGTGTCCAAGGCCATCCAGAAGACAATTGTGGAAGTCAATGAAGAGGGCAGTGAAGCAGGTTGTTCCATGGGGCTTCTTGCAGTGCCTCTGTGTTGCCCAGTAACTTATGAGTTCAAAGCTGACCATCCATTCCTCTTCTTCATCAGACACAACCAAACCAAGACCATTCTCTTCTTTGGAAGATATTCTTCTCCTTAAGTGGAGGTTATATTGGAAATTAGATCTTTCTCCCCACTTATATCCTAACTGATGAGCAATAAGgataaaagacaaaacaaagacATCTCTGTAGCCTTTATCCTAAAGTCTAGTttgctgtaaataaaaagaCTATCTGAGAAGACCCAAATTAAAGATAAAAACTTAAACTCCACGAATCTTAGGCATATTTTACTGTTAGGAGGCCTCATGAAAATGACATCCACCTTAAAATACACTATGAGGTATTTGCCAAAAAGCTGTAGTCCTCTAGAGACATCTGCAAAGAAAACTTTACTTTGAGCCTTTCCTAATGTAGTATGGATCCAATAAACCCATGACTTTAGTGCCCTGAAGATAAGTGATACATGCTCTCATGTGAAGTAGACAGGAGGATATGGATCTGCATTAAAAGTGTAACCTCAGGTACTTTGTCTCTCTTAGCCTTACCTACCTATAGTCTCAAGGACAATACCACTTCATAGAGGAGCAGCAAAATATTCCCCTGGGGCCTCCTATTCAACATTGACTGAGGGCAGTGTTTCAAACTGGAGCTCTCAGGGTTTATTCTCAGAGAGCAGAGAAGACAGAAGATTTTCTGGTGTAATTTTGCTTGTTCTCAGAAGGGCAGACCcattacttatttttttttcttctgtgaaaaacCTCGTATATGTAAGCAAATTCTTCAACTTCCTCATAAACTTCCacataacaaaataaaaaagggtttCAGAATAATGGAACAATTTTCTGACAAGGTGTGCTCTGTGATGTCTGGGAACGAGACACATAATTCCCACATTAAACTTTAAGTAGTGATCAAAGAGTCAGCTCTGTGTGGGCCTCAGGCAGCATGAGTTTCTTATTCCAGCTATTTTATTCAtcattaacaaaaataataaaaattccatAGTGATGGTTTTTAGAATGGTAGTctgtgtttgttattttttattattattactatttatcATGACAAACCCAGTGTAAGCTAAGTAATAAATGTAGTGTTCTGCAGAATTAAGTGAACAGAGGAATAATATAATATAGTAAGTACAAATAATGGTAATCCTTTCCAAAAATGTAAATGACACTGAAATCTACCACCCACTTTTAAATATTCACCATGCTGAGTTTAGGCACTGGACAATTCAACATCAGGGTACATAAACTCTGAAGCTGCTCCCTCTTCTACATGACTGCTATTAGTTGCCTGATTTGGGGATGAGCAATTCTCTGGGAAGTAAATCATGAGGAAAAATTCTGGTAAAGCTAATTTTCTTGCTTATGATCTAGTTCCCTAAACCACCTCCTGGATGTTGTGGAGTAGGTAGTGTGAAGGAATAGCACAGGGTCACAAGAAGGGAGCAGCCTACCCAGTCTGGCAGTATGTAACATCCAAAATCCACAGATACATGAAGAATAGTTGCTTTTATGGGAAAAATATTCCACTCTTTGATGACTcacttttcttttccctgttacTCACTAATGGGAAGAAGGTAAAACACTGTGAGCATACTGGTGCCATTGTAGAACTGATGATTCAAATGGCTCTTCCAAATGCTGAGATGtgaaggaaaaattacagtaaATTACAGTACTCACCACAGATTGAATTGCTAAATAAAGCAGACCCATTACAGTCTGCAGATGCCTCATATGGCTGCAATTGCAGTATGAAATACAGCCTGAAATAGTAAAATTACCCATAGAGACACAGTTTTCATACCAATTAGCTGGTAAGAGAACACAAACTACAGGCTGTGAGCTCTTTGAGAAATAAAGCATGCAAAAACCAGCTATACATGCTTTTCAACAACTGCCATTGGAATTTTGTGCATGGTTGTCTCCAATTAAAATTACTtaggttaaaagaaaaaaatagtaaaatgaACATTATTAGAATTTATTAGCACAATCAGGCCTGTATATTTTCAgataaaatgtaaaagaaaaagaattaatgtGATAAAAGGCAGTACCTTGACATATTATCCCAAAAAGCACAAGTCTCACAACAGGAATTCTGTGTGTGAGCaaaggagaagctgtggctgaaggAAGGATGTCACTTAGTTTACTACAGCAGAAGTAATTCTGtattataattaaaaaaccccaaaaacttaCTTCAGGGATATCTAGATAATTCAGAACCAGCAACAAAGTACAgtataaattataattaaaaaatcccTATCTTCTCCTTCTGCaatcttttttccttattgtCATTTTAATCTACAAGACATCAAACACCAGAAGCTGGAAAGTAGCCTCCAGCTGCTAGTGTGGTGGCAGCAACTCCTACTGTGGAGGGCAGTGCTCCCACAAAATCAGGGATGTGTACTTAAAAATAGAAGGCAAGCCCTCCACTCTGGCAGCAAATGCTTCTCTTGTGGGAAACTGTAGTTTGTAAAAGTTCAATGCCAAGCAATAGAGGTTGCAGAGTGGAGAGAAGCTGGAAACTCCAAACGGTGCCTGGAGCAGACATAGCCCTGCAGGGCATTCCACTGCCTCCTCCCCACGGAATGGCTCGATGCCAAGTGTTGAACCATGGCAGAACACGACAGCCTACAAAAGTGTAGACTggcaaaaagcaaagcaaaagatGTCAAATAGTGTTTGCATGAGGACCCATAGAAAGGTGACACACATTTGCCCCACAAGAGAAAGATCCATGTCTTTCCACAGTTTGATTACTGAGTAACTCTCTACATACTCACATTTCCACTAAACTCTGTTCCCTCTGATGGTTGCAGCAGTTCTCCTCAGTTTTCTCTGAAACTGTGCTTTCCTTTAAACAATTCTTAGTACCTATGTATagcatatttttattatattaaatttgttttattatcttcatatttttattcatgttcAAAGTTTTGCAATGGATAGGCAAGAAGGGCAAAGGAAGAATTTTGTCACTGAAGAAGCCAAAGAGGGCAGTTTTGAGTCACACCCCACCCACCCCCTCGAAAAAGAATaatgtttattttcctcaaaatataACTAGTAGAAGGTTTTACTGTAGGAATTCCTGGTTCCTTATGATCCCAATAAGAAAGGCACTCAGGCACAGTAAAGTCTGTGTGATGCAGACAGCCATCCAAAGCACAAGCAAACATTGCTCTCAAACACTGCCCAACAATTCCTGAGTAaccagaaaaaattaaatgtgaaaataaGAACAGAGAAATGTTGGAAAgagctgctttcccagctccttgaTCTCCTTGCTCATGCCCGTATCAAGGAAGAGGGGCAAACACCATGTACTGGTCTAggcacaaagagcagcagaatcCTTGCTCACCTCTTTTTTGAGACAAACATAGATATGAAACAGATTTTAacttgtttgtcttgctttgcttgcaGAGCTACACTTGTAGCTTTTGAATTTCAGGAGAAGCACTTGTTTTCCCCAGGTCCTGTGTCCTAATGTTACAAAGGAGCAGGTGTCTGTTGGTGACTGCCCATGCTGATCAAAATTTGCAGCTACTGCCAGGCTGATTCTGCAACCACTTTTGCACTAACAGTTGATGTATTGAAAAGCCCCCAAATTAACCCATGACTTTGCAGCTACAAACTAATCTCTGGAGCTGTAGTGCCCCATCCATGATTACTGTCAGAACTAAACTTTCTTTCTTCCATGAGCTTCTTTACTTTGGATATTTTAAACCATCCCGCCTGTCTTGGCAAAGTAGTTTTTCACATAATATGGAAACTGAGCAGTTTCAGACTTTCAATCACTGTACCTGTGCATAGAAACTGTTGTGGTGGGCGTGTTGCATATGTAGGCATTTCAAATGTAGAGTGTACAAAGAAGGCAAATATAGTGcatgggagaagaaaagaacaCCTGCATGCCCTTTTCCAGAAGACTTGGTGtaacaaaatgttttttgagAAAATCTTGGACATTATGCAAAGGAATGGCCTTTTTAGCATGGTCGGTTCTGTCCTTCCTGGACAATTTCCATAGGGGTCCACACGAACAAATGGAATCATAGCATACAAAGGACTGTGGGTGTCCAGGAAAATTCTTCATGGAAGCTCCAAAGATGAAGGATGTGCTTGAGCAACTTCTGAGTGATAGCTGGAACTCTAATGTGAATATATGAAAATGGGAGAATAGGAAAAGTCATAGACATGACAGCCCTTTGCACACAAAACCTGTGCCCTCAGGTAGTAATAGTTTGATAAGTACAGATAAAGTAAAAGCTGCAACAGCACAGATCACAGAACAGGGAGCATGGAACAAGGTGAGAGGAAAGCTCGTTCTTATCTTCAGGTTTTCCCATCCTCACTGCTGCTATTATACCCTCATTCTGAATTGGGAAACTAAAAGTCACTCCAATTATCAGGCTCTGCACATACATCCCTGCATTTCAGCAAGGCAAACAACACTCTTAAGGGTAAAGTTGCTCCCCTTCCTTTTCACAGAGGGTGCACCTACTGCTGTGTGTTCTGTGACTTACGAGGTACAAATTTGGATTTCTATTATCCGCTCCTATGGCCTTTGCAGATGCCAGATTTGTTTCTTTACTGTTACTTTACTTTGCTCATCAAGTCTATTATTTAATAAAGAGTAATAGCTTTTTACAAttgaattatattttatattgtgCATTATGGTTGTCTAACAGACCATGAATGTTCCTGTAAACAGATCCTGTAGTTTATTCACCTGCCATAGTTACAAGGTATGGAAGATCTATGGGAATGGCCTGTGCAAGTACCATGGGCCTTGTTGCCATGACCTGCACAGAATGAAAATTAAGAGCTGACTcttagttattttttaaataccacTGGCTGGTTTAAATAAATTTCTGAATACCTGAATACTCTGGGGTCAGGCTTACAGCCCAGGAAATATGTAATTTCTGAGTGTTCCTCAaatctctttctcttccatgCCCATCTTCAGGCCTCTAAGTCATCTCAACATTGTTGCTTTAAATGTTGTCATCAAAATGAGGTTTTATCAGAATATGCTTTCTCCTCAGAAcccttcttccctcctcctgcacacCTATGCTGTAGACCTTCATAGTTTGGCCTCAGGTAAAATACTGTAGTCTCACCTAGGCAGAGAAATGGATGTCGCTGTGGTTTTAACAAGTACAAGCCATACACCACATCAGTCCCTGCACTCCAGGAatatatttctgcattttgtcAGATCCAAACACCTTTGACTCCTGAAAACAGAAAGTTTTGAGTTTGTTCTAACatggaaaaaatccatttcaaacCCCTCTCAATAGAATGACCATCCTACAGCTGGCTTTGTTTGGAATGACATTATTTTGGCAAGGTCAGATGGGCACTGATCTTGAGGAACTTCCCTCTGTTCCACTGCATAGATGCTGCAGTGAGTTGTTGCACATCTACCAGACCTTTAAGAGTTAGCCCAGCACCCACCTCTCTCTTCATGGTTGGTGGGAGTGCTGTGTTAAGAGTGCTTCTAGCACTGACAGTGCCTCACCACTGAGAACAAGAGAAGGTTACAGCAAGAGcttaaataattcattttaaaatcaggtTTCACTTCAATAAATAAAAGTTGTCTTGCTGCAGATAGAATACCAGCTTATCATGGTCTGCTCAGTCTTTCAAGGTGCAATGAATCAAGAAGTCATGACAAAAGGCAGTGACTGAAAAGATGGTATCTTGAAGGCAACAGTGGGAGTGTCTCAAATTCTGCAATATATATCACCAACAGCTCAAGGAGCTGTTTAGGTTCAGCTGGCAAGCTGGATTATTGCATGCCTCTTTGAAGTTTGTGGGGTAAGTATTTCTccaagaaaatgtaatttctaatttttattctttaagatggaaaaaaaatttatcaTGTTTAAGAACCTTAAGGTAAGTATAAGATAGAGATGTAAAAAGACATCATATACAGTAATTTTGCCTTGCCTTCTCAGTATATCTTATAATGTTTGACTGTCAAATACTTTACGTGTGCAAAATATGTGGCTTGTGCACCACAGCTTTGAGTAGAAatagttatttttcatttaaaacctATCATCACATTAAAACTatctttttataattttaataactGGGAATAAAggcatttctcttttctcaatCTCATTCCTTGACAAAACCCATATATTatgtacatatatttatatatgtgtagATATGCATATCTCTCTATATGTATGATTGTGCTAAAAAGCATCAGCAGAGATTAAATGTCTGAAACAGGACCACAGGAAACCCCTAAATTTATATGTCAGCATCTAAGCAGCTGTCTTACAGAACAATATACTCCTATTATTGCTATAAATTACAGAAAAGCAACCTCCAAATTTGTGGCTGGTTGTATGAAGCAACAGTAAGAAGTACACAAAGAGTGTAGTGAGTTGACTACATTTGATGTAAAGATCGAGAACAGCCACAGAAGAAATGGATATTAAGTTTGCATTGCCTCAAACATCATTCAGAGCCCTCTGGATGGCCATAGGGAAATTCATTCATTCAATGTTATATTTACCATATTGAAGAGTGGATGAAATTTTCTATTTCCTAAAAGGCAAATACAAGGTACTATTTTTCTGATAGTGTCTTgttgaaagaaaacaatcttGTGTTTGTATGTAAATGGATCAGGAGTTACAATATTTCTAATGATTGCAGAATTTTTAGGCTTCACATCATTCACTGGTTCAGCATCACAAAACCAGCAATGAATTGGCACTTTCTGGGCTACTGGCAGTACTTTTTAAAACACGTGACACATTTCGTGACCATAAAGTCgtatttctgtttgctttaggTAACGTTTCACAATGGGCTCCATCAGTGCAGCAAATGCAGAATTTTGTTTTGATGTATTCAAAGAGGTAAAATTTCACCATCCCAATGACAACATCTTTTACTGCCCCCTGAGCATGATTGCAGCCTTGGCCATGGTCTACCTGGGAGCAAGAAATAACACCGAGTATCAGATGGAGAAGGTAAGTTACATCAATGGGTACCAACTCTCTTTGATCCCATTCCAAGAGGCAGCAGATTATCCATTTCTATCTTCCAAACCTGCCTAGCAAAAGAATGGCTTTCCAAATTCTGGAGCTAATTTTCACTTATTGCATTTCCCCATGAAGGGCAAGAACAGTCTTTGGTTTTCACCAAGAAAGAGCAGTTTTGGAGGATGGTTAAGGCAGGTCTCTTGCTTCAGCCTATATTATCTCAGAGACCTGATTCCTTCCAGGTGGAAAGGACAACTTGAGATGTACAAAAGATGAAGTGTTCAGAAAACTAGGCTCATAGTTATAAATACAATGCTATAAGGCTGTAGCTGATTTATGGACAATGCCATTAACT includes these proteins:
- the LOC134552362 gene encoding leukocyte elastase inhibitor A-like isoform X1 produces the protein MCSLSAANARFCLDFFRELNKRKRNENIFFSPLSLSAAFGMVILGARGSTLEQIEKVFHFREVLSSTRQENRNPSEECEEDEGVHSQFQALLAEVSEPGPGCCLTIANRLFGEITYPFFQQYLESTKKFYRAELEPVNFKYTEEEVRDKINFWVENETKGKIKDLFAAGFIDPSTVLVLVNAIYFKGKWAVEFKKEDTKEMYFHLNKNESRKVQMMFQEGYFNMAIIEELNTKVIELQYFNNELSMLILLPEDDCEDFTGLEQLECALTYEKLTEWTSSATMQPLSVKVYLPQFKMEESYVLNSTLQQMGVMNVFDWGKADLSGISMRDGLVVSKAIQKTIVEVNEEGSEAGCSMGLLAVPLCCPVTYEFKADHPFLFFIRHNQTKTILFFGRYSSP
- the LOC134552362 gene encoding serpin B4-like isoform X2, which translates into the protein MVILGARGSTLEQIEKVFHFREVLSSTRQENRNPSEECEEDEGVHSQFQALLAEVSEPGPGCCLTIANRLFGEITYPFFQQYLESTKKFYRAELEPVNFKYTEEEVRDKINFWVENETKGKIKDLFAAGFIDPSTVLVLVNAIYFKGKWAVEFKKEDTKEMYFHLNKNESRKVQMMFQEGYFNMAIIEELNTKVIELQYFNNELSMLILLPEDDCEDFTGLEQLECALTYEKLTEWTSSATMQPLSVKVYLPQFKMEESYVLNSTLQQMGVMNVFDWGKADLSGISMRDGLVVSKAIQKTIVEVNEEGSEAGCSMGLLAVPLCCPVTYEFKADHPFLFFIRHNQTKTILFFGRYSSP